The following are from one region of the Candidatus Zixiibacteriota bacterium genome:
- a CDS encoding T9SS type A sorting domain-containing protein → MISGTVVSTRILHPAALIAILLLFFMTALGDSANSPPHFVNCPDTYIAAECTLQVAYDFDAEDDDSGSVVHYSLGPGTGGSIDAQTGYWEWGHGGATGLHDLSIIATDELGASAACHFEVFVNSTAPYFIGCGGDSSAVTSVIGETVRGSLLASDPDNCPEPLSYSLISFGGPGLFEVDSATGEWSWRTHSTDDFLGDFDVTVGVTDGFNSETCTFTITVLPTFDIWIGTDLMHPQGQYTIVPIYVSNESDYLAGFDFLITYDGKILNFIDAEIGEGLGSDGCGWEYFTYRYVSQSECDGWCPVHMLRFVAMAEADLQPPYPLCYGGDSLELVNMRFLVSGSADFHCKYTPVSFYWNDCGDNGVSSVSGDTLWISSSVYVFDATATPTYIEVTGAKGYGGHSGIPDVDCLAGSIHGGRPVEGIIYRGGGLKTECVADVVLYGDLNLNRVPNEISDLVLYLNYFIFGLPVFVINPEIQIATSDVNQDGRVLTSGDVVYMVRIIVGDITAPLKPDQGGGEMYIECRPRDEIVAICVRSDVDVGALFLEFDVGSNDASPVLLADQMEMKWNLDKGKLRVMIYSMSTARIPAGERELLLIERAKTPTIMQVSASDYYGNTIQTELGAYAREESLRLIANRPNPFNPTTEICFYTPASAEWSVEIFNIIGQKVDELRGTCGTGLNFVLWDAGSHPSGVYLYRVVVGEQSASGKMVLMK, encoded by the coding sequence ATGATCAGCGGCACTGTTGTTTCGACACGAATCCTGCATCCTGCTGCACTGATCGCAATTCTCCTGCTGTTCTTCATGACTGCATTGGGTGATTCAGCGAATAGTCCTCCTCACTTCGTAAACTGCCCAGATACGTATATAGCGGCTGAATGCACTCTTCAGGTTGCTTATGATTTTGATGCCGAAGATGATGACTCCGGATCTGTGGTTCACTACTCACTAGGCCCCGGCACGGGCGGTTCTATAGACGCTCAGACGGGCTATTGGGAATGGGGTCATGGTGGCGCCACTGGACTCCATGACTTGTCAATCATTGCTACCGATGAACTCGGTGCCTCTGCTGCATGCCATTTTGAAGTATTCGTGAATTCCACTGCTCCATATTTCATCGGCTGCGGGGGCGACAGCTCAGCCGTAACGTCCGTGATAGGTGAGACCGTGCGCGGCTCACTACTGGCTTCGGACCCTGACAATTGTCCCGAGCCTCTTTCTTATTCACTGATTTCGTTTGGAGGTCCCGGTCTGTTTGAGGTAGACTCGGCGACTGGAGAATGGTCCTGGCGCACACACTCTACCGATGATTTCCTTGGTGATTTTGATGTAACGGTCGGTGTAACAGATGGCTTCAATTCGGAGACGTGCACGTTTACAATCACTGTGCTTCCGACTTTCGATATTTGGATCGGCACAGACTTGATGCATCCTCAGGGGCAATACACCATAGTCCCGATCTATGTGTCAAATGAGTCCGACTACCTCGCTGGTTTTGATTTCCTCATTACATATGATGGCAAAATACTTAATTTCATAGATGCCGAAATTGGCGAAGGTTTGGGATCTGACGGATGCGGCTGGGAGTATTTCACGTACAGGTACGTAAGCCAATCTGAATGCGACGGCTGGTGTCCGGTTCATATGCTAAGATTCGTCGCTATGGCCGAAGCTGACTTGCAGCCTCCGTACCCTCTCTGCTACGGTGGCGATTCGCTCGAACTTGTGAACATGAGATTTCTTGTCTCGGGCAGTGCCGACTTTCACTGCAAGTACACGCCCGTGAGCTTCTACTGGAACGACTGCGGTGACAATGGTGTGTCCAGTGTATCGGGTGATACGCTCTGGATCTCATCGAGTGTATACGTCTTTGACGCGACCGCCACGCCGACGTACATTGAAGTTACGGGAGCTAAGGGCTATGGGGGACACAGCGGGATTCCAGACGTAGATTGCCTTGCGGGGAGTATCCATGGAGGTAGACCTGTGGAAGGCATAATCTACAGGGGTGGAGGTTTGAAAACGGAGTGCGTGGCTGATGTGGTCCTGTATGGCGATCTGAATCTCAATCGCGTTCCGAATGAGATCTCTGATCTTGTGCTGTATCTGAACTACTTCATATTTGGCTTGCCGGTATTTGTCATCAACCCGGAAATTCAGATCGCAACTTCCGATGTTAATCAGGACGGTCGTGTCCTGACCTCCGGCGACGTTGTCTATATGGTCAGGATTATCGTGGGGGATATAACAGCACCATTGAAGCCGGATCAGGGTGGTGGAGAGATGTACATCGAGTGCCGTCCCCGCGATGAGATTGTGGCTATCTGTGTGCGATCTGACGTCGATGTTGGTGCCTTGTTTCTGGAGTTCGATGTTGGCAGCAATGACGCGTCCCCTGTGCTGCTGGCGGACCAGATGGAAATGAAGTGGAATCTCGACAAGGGTAAACTCCGCGTTATGATCTACTCGATGTCGACTGCGCGGATTCCGGCCGGTGAAAGAGAATTGCTGCTGATTGAAAGAGCCAAGACGCCGACAATCATGCAGGTTTCTGCCTCAGACTACTACGGCAATACAATTCAGACCGAGCTGGGCGCCTATGCCCGCGAGGAAAGCCTCAGGTTGATCGCAAATCGACCCAATCCGTTCAATCCCACTACAGAGATTTGCTTTTATACTCCCGCGTCGGCAGAGTGGTCGGTAGAGATATTCAACATCATTGGACAGAAAGTCGACGAGCTTCGTGGCACTTGCGGAACTGGCCTGAATTTCGTATTATGGGATGCGGGCAGTCACCCATCGGGAGTCTATCTATACAGGGTGGTGGTTGGAGAACAGTCAGCTAGTGGTAAGATGGTCCTAATGAAATGA
- a CDS encoding T9SS type A sorting domain-containing protein, with translation MSDITIIRGRVVTAFTLAVALCVALCITGYASDMPVGITIKKVSTYRAELLWFCSNINDSIAAHDDGGWEAAVAVRHDDRDNRAAVKFSDFSVPVFVTAGSAFVLNLDPDPSNPGDPLSTIEISLHRDNAGVPGEMVSGPVTVAASGEWTGGGEWVTASLSYLHDNSDPLWLQVRWPSSNPFMPKLGGDGGMPTYNSYVGYATEGGDVWVPYGDFEIMLRLHVLNNGKDSPIAPDESETDSFRVYSRDRLPLYPCGSLFDTSTAGFVLNQRVIPYNIDNYYCVTAWLDGVESSPSDIVHIEGSSGASAPASITPRHIELAVPLGSDTVAYMAIKNKGYATLQYQYSDDPMFAKAADGFPMTILNGSGLIYPGRTDSIVFLIGSANLGLGDYMEVGSIGFSDSLEVYSPEDVSVYVVIDQLTSVDNIDEFVPRSCFLHQNSPNPFNGETVILLESPALVTEPLLRIVDILGRRVADIAPARSMSGVSLFEWDGCDGNGHLCPSGVYFYTVSNLNTTWQKMLMIR, from the coding sequence ATGTCTGATATCACGATTATTCGTGGGCGTGTTGTCACTGCATTCACTCTTGCTGTTGCATTGTGCGTTGCTCTTTGCATCACAGGTTACGCATCAGATATGCCCGTCGGTATCACTATAAAGAAAGTGTCGACCTACCGCGCCGAACTGCTTTGGTTTTGCTCCAATATCAATGATTCTATTGCCGCACACGATGATGGGGGTTGGGAGGCGGCGGTCGCGGTCCGTCATGATGATCGGGACAATCGTGCCGCAGTCAAATTCTCGGATTTTTCGGTGCCGGTGTTTGTGACAGCGGGTTCAGCTTTCGTTCTGAACCTCGATCCTGATCCGTCCAATCCGGGTGACCCGTTGTCAACAATTGAGATATCGCTGCATCGGGATAATGCCGGTGTTCCGGGAGAGATGGTCTCCGGACCGGTGACAGTGGCGGCCTCGGGCGAATGGACAGGTGGCGGCGAGTGGGTCACTGCGAGTCTATCGTATTTGCACGACAACAGTGATCCTCTGTGGCTGCAGGTGAGATGGCCATCCTCTAATCCTTTCATGCCCAAACTTGGGGGAGATGGTGGAATGCCGACGTACAACTCTTATGTCGGATACGCGACTGAAGGTGGGGATGTCTGGGTGCCGTACGGCGATTTCGAGATCATGTTGAGGCTGCATGTTCTCAACAACGGCAAGGACTCGCCGATTGCACCAGATGAATCTGAAACAGACAGCTTCAGAGTATACTCTCGCGACAGGCTGCCTCTTTATCCGTGTGGGAGTCTCTTCGATACGTCAACTGCGGGATTTGTGCTGAACCAGCGTGTCATACCTTACAATATAGACAATTACTACTGTGTGACGGCCTGGCTGGATGGAGTGGAGAGCTCCCCCAGCGATATCGTACACATTGAGGGTTCGAGCGGGGCATCGGCGCCCGCAAGCATTACTCCTCGTCATATCGAGCTGGCAGTACCGCTCGGTTCCGACACGGTTGCATACATGGCAATCAAGAACAAGGGCTATGCGACACTGCAGTATCAGTACTCAGATGATCCTATGTTTGCGAAAGCTGCTGATGGCTTTCCGATGACAATTCTGAATGGCTCAGGATTGATTTATCCGGGAAGGACAGATTCGATTGTATTCCTGATTGGTTCAGCGAACCTCGGCCTCGGTGACTATATGGAGGTCGGAAGCATCGGCTTCAGCGATTCACTCGAGGTTTATTCCCCGGAGGATGTGTCGGTCTACGTCGTTATCGATCAGCTCACTTCAGTCGATAATATCGATGAATTCGTCCCGCGATCATGTTTCCTGCACCAAAATTCCCCTAACCCATTCAATGGCGAGACGGTGATTCTGTTGGAATCTCCGGCTCTTGTTACGGAGCCGCTGCTTCGGATAGTCGATATCCTCGGAAGACGGGTCGCAGATATTGCACCCGCCCGGTCAATGTCTGGAGTCTCTTTGTTTGAGTGGGATGGATGTGATGGGAATGGCCACTTATGCCCCTCCGGTGTGTATTTCTATACCGTTTCAAATCTGAACACGACATGGCAGAAGATGCTCATGATCCGATAA
- a CDS encoding YebC/PmpR family DNA-binding transcriptional regulator — MSGHSKWATIKRKKGKLDAQRGRMFTKLIKEITVAARAGGGDQEGNPRLRTAVATAKAANMPQDNIKKAIQKGTGELPGVTYDEVSYEGYGPGGVAILLEVLTDNKNRTVAEIRHALTKRGGNLGETGCVGWMFEKKGLVQVESSAADEEKLFEIALEAGASDMSTEGDIFEITTPFESFEAVRSSIENAGIAMVNAEVTMIPQSTVELDESKANSMLKLMEELEDHDDVQKVYANFDISDELMEKLSA, encoded by the coding sequence ATGTCAGGACACTCAAAATGGGCGACCATTAAGAGGAAGAAGGGCAAATTGGACGCCCAGCGTGGCCGGATGTTCACTAAGCTCATCAAAGAGATAACGGTGGCCGCCCGAGCCGGCGGTGGAGACCAGGAAGGCAATCCTAGATTAAGGACTGCAGTCGCCACGGCTAAAGCCGCCAACATGCCTCAGGATAACATCAAGAAGGCCATTCAAAAAGGCACCGGAGAGCTTCCGGGAGTCACATACGATGAAGTTTCGTACGAAGGCTACGGTCCGGGCGGAGTAGCGATTCTGCTTGAGGTCCTAACTGACAACAAGAATAGAACCGTGGCCGAAATCCGGCATGCGCTCACCAAACGGGGTGGAAACCTTGGTGAGACAGGATGTGTTGGCTGGATGTTCGAGAAGAAGGGCTTGGTCCAGGTTGAATCAAGCGCGGCTGACGAGGAGAAGCTCTTCGAAATAGCCCTGGAAGCGGGCGCTTCTGATATGTCCACCGAGGGGGATATCTTTGAGATTACCACACCGTTCGAGTCTTTCGAGGCGGTTCGATCTTCCATCGAGAATGCCGGAATTGCGATGGTGAACGCCGAAGTCACTATGATTCCTCAGTCGACTGTCGAGCTCGATGAGAGCAAGGCAAACTCCATGCTCAAGTTGATGGAGGAGCTTGAGGATCATGATGATGTACAAAAGGTTTATGCCAACTTCGATATCAGCGACGAGTTGATGGAGAAGCTCAGTGCCTGA
- the ruvC gene encoding crossover junction endodeoxyribonuclease RuvC yields the protein MPDEVLILGIDPALSVTGYGIIGVNGDDLRLISYGEIRTNDRNELAYRLHRIYSGIREVVQNHRPSLAVLEEGFYSKNVKIALGLGQARGAAMVACAECGLEVKLFAAREIKQAVAGRGSASKEQVAYMVKARLQIEDGVIDSLDITDSLGAALCAAQKLDMESHDVRVH from the coding sequence GTGCCTGATGAGGTCCTGATCCTCGGCATTGATCCAGCACTATCCGTAACTGGCTATGGAATCATCGGTGTAAACGGTGACGATCTTCGGCTCATCTCCTACGGCGAAATACGGACAAACGACCGCAACGAACTTGCATACAGACTGCACAGGATCTATTCAGGAATCAGAGAAGTAGTCCAGAATCATCGACCATCACTGGCCGTGCTCGAGGAGGGCTTCTATTCCAAGAATGTCAAGATTGCTCTCGGATTGGGGCAGGCGCGAGGTGCTGCAATGGTAGCCTGCGCTGAATGTGGCCTTGAGGTAAAGCTTTTTGCAGCTCGCGAGATCAAACAGGCAGTTGCCGGGCGCGGCTCAGCTTCAAAAGAGCAGGTCGCATACATGGTCAAGGCCAGACTGCAGATCGAGGATGGCGTGATCGACAGTCTCGATATCACCGACAGCCTCGGTGCGGCGCTGTGCGCTGCCCAGAAGCTCGATATGGAGTCGCATGATGTACGAGTACATTAG
- the ruvA gene encoding Holliday junction branch migration protein RuvA: MYEYISGRLALKRASNVVIDVGGVGYLIAVPQSTLRSLPDVGSDVRVLTHFHVTDSGQQLFGFLTEAERDIFKNLISISGIGPKLALTVLSGVSTHQFAELLAADDVAHLTAIPGIGKKTAARIIVELKSKLPQLTATSEQGVVPEEAILALQSLGYSQYEVKKVIEKLSSQIGRDKLAQLSTEDFLKAALSA; this comes from the coding sequence ATGTACGAGTACATTAGCGGAAGACTCGCGCTCAAGCGGGCCAGCAATGTGGTCATCGATGTCGGAGGCGTTGGCTACCTGATTGCCGTTCCGCAATCGACCCTTCGTTCACTCCCCGATGTCGGCTCAGACGTCAGAGTCCTGACCCACTTTCATGTCACCGACAGCGGTCAGCAGCTATTCGGGTTCCTGACAGAGGCTGAGAGAGACATCTTTAAGAATCTGATCAGTATATCCGGGATCGGTCCTAAGCTCGCGCTGACAGTCCTATCGGGTGTCTCGACGCATCAGTTTGCAGAGTTGCTGGCGGCGGATGATGTCGCTCATCTGACAGCGATTCCCGGCATTGGCAAAAAGACCGCCGCACGTATAATAGTCGAGCTTAAGAGTAAGCTTCCGCAATTGACAGCCACATCGGAGCAGGGCGTTGTGCCTGAGGAGGCAATTCTGGCGCTTCAGTCGCTTGGCTATTCCCAATACGAGGTCAAGAAAGTGATCGAGAAGCTGTCTTCGCAAATCGGCCGAGATAAACTCGCCCAACTATCGACAGAGGACTTCCTGAAGGCTGCGTTGAGCGCCTGA
- the ruvB gene encoding Holliday junction branch migration DNA helicase RuvB: protein MSSERLTTPDKMTNEVEFDASLRPKKFDDFVGQLKLKENLKVFIQAAIERGDALDHSLFCGPPGLGKTTLAYIMGEELGVKVKSTSGPVLEKAADLAGLLTNLKDREILFVDEIHRLSRVVEEYLYPAMEDFSLDIMIDKGPAARSVKLPLKRFTLIGATTRAGLLTSPLRDRFGVVGRLNYYDPDDLQKILIRSAGILGIEVDAAGAFEIARRSRGTPRVANRLLRRVRDFAQVAGDGIVTAEIAENALLRLDVDDLGLDEMDKRILDVIICKFNGGPVGISTVAVAVAEEPGTIEEVYEPFLIQEGLLQRTPRGRVATQKAFEHLGITRAESESQGDLF, encoded by the coding sequence ATGAGTTCAGAGCGACTGACAACACCCGACAAGATGACTAACGAGGTCGAGTTTGACGCGAGTCTTCGACCGAAGAAATTCGACGATTTTGTCGGCCAGCTCAAGCTGAAAGAGAATCTCAAAGTCTTTATTCAGGCCGCCATTGAGCGGGGTGACGCTCTCGATCATTCGCTCTTCTGCGGGCCCCCAGGTCTGGGAAAGACTACGCTCGCATACATTATGGGCGAGGAGCTCGGCGTCAAAGTCAAATCGACATCTGGTCCGGTGCTGGAGAAGGCTGCCGATCTTGCTGGTCTTTTGACAAATTTGAAAGATCGCGAGATTCTGTTCGTTGATGAAATCCACAGGCTCAGTCGCGTGGTCGAAGAGTACTTATATCCGGCAATGGAAGACTTCTCCCTTGATATCATGATCGACAAGGGGCCGGCAGCACGGTCAGTGAAGTTGCCGCTCAAGCGGTTCACGTTGATAGGCGCTACCACAAGAGCCGGATTGCTCACATCACCTTTGCGAGATAGATTCGGCGTGGTCGGCAGACTAAACTACTACGACCCTGACGACCTCCAGAAGATTCTCATCCGGTCAGCAGGAATACTCGGAATCGAGGTCGATGCCGCAGGCGCCTTCGAGATCGCACGCAGGTCGCGTGGCACACCTCGTGTTGCCAACAGGCTGTTGCGTCGAGTACGCGATTTCGCTCAGGTTGCCGGTGATGGCATTGTCACTGCCGAGATTGCAGAGAATGCGCTGTTGCGCCTCGACGTGGACGATCTTGGCCTCGACGAGATGGATAAGAGGATTCTCGACGTGATAATCTGCAAATTCAATGGCGGACCGGTCGGTATCTCAACCGTAGCGGTAGCTGTCGCCGAAGAGCCGGGTACGATCGAGGAAGTCTACGAGCCATTTCTGATTCAGGAAGGTCTGCTGCAGCGAACGCCAAGAGGACGCGTCGCCACACAGAAGGCCTTCGAGCATCTAGGCATTACGAGAGCCGAGAGTGAATCACAAGGCGATCTTTTTTGA
- a CDS encoding epoxyqueuosine reductase QueH — protein sequence MNILVHICCGPCAVHPFEKLIDEGHRVAGYWYNPNIHPYREYKERLESLKKLESLTRFEMIYFDSYDLEKYLESVMPDLDRRCMHCYDLRLMQTATYAKENGFDAFSSTLLVSPYQDQDWIRDVGAAVQEKTGVRFLDIDFTPGFRDGKQKAYDMGLYMQKYCGCIFSERERYEKKKP from the coding sequence ATGAACATCCTGGTTCACATTTGCTGCGGACCGTGCGCTGTGCATCCATTTGAGAAGCTTATCGATGAAGGGCACCGGGTAGCAGGATACTGGTACAACCCGAATATCCATCCTTACAGAGAGTACAAAGAACGACTTGAAAGTTTGAAGAAGCTCGAAAGCCTTACAAGATTCGAGATGATTTACTTCGATAGTTACGATCTCGAGAAATATCTGGAGAGCGTTATGCCGGATCTCGATCGACGCTGCATGCATTGCTATGACCTTCGTCTAATGCAAACCGCAACGTACGCAAAAGAAAATGGATTTGACGCGTTCAGTTCGACTCTGCTCGTGTCCCCATATCAGGACCAGGATTGGATACGTGATGTTGGCGCGGCCGTGCAGGAGAAGACTGGAGTGAGATTTCTCGATATAGACTTCACGCCCGGATTCCGCGACGGTAAACAGAAGGCTTACGACATGGGACTCTACATGCAGAAATACTGCGGCTGCATTTTTTCAGAACGAGAAAGATACGAAAAGAAGAAGCCATGA
- the queA gene encoding tRNA preQ1(34) S-adenosylmethionine ribosyltransferase-isomerase QueA produces MKVADFHYDLPERLIARYPARSRTGSRLLILDRSSGQISHRRFPDITGYLKEGDALIVNDSRVFKARLHGVKVKTGGEVEFLCLNRVSDHTWKVLCRPAKRIRIGSRVRFGESGEAVVIEDLQSGERVVQFSEDPLGICEQIGELPLPPYFKRSAEESDLVRYQTVYSKHLGSVAAPTAGLHFTEGLLDRISETGVELVKLTLHVGWGTFRPVTAQEANDHRVEEEWYSVDAKAAAQIRRTRDNGGRMVVVGTTSTRALESWWRDTSGELYASSGLTDLFIYPPYRFNLVDKLVTNFHLPRSSLLMLVSALAGRENILRCYGEAVSRDYRFYSYGDAMLIL; encoded by the coding sequence ATGAAGGTTGCTGACTTCCATTATGATCTTCCGGAGCGCCTGATCGCGCGTTATCCAGCGAGGTCGCGGACCGGCTCGCGGTTGCTGATTCTTGACCGATCAAGTGGTCAGATAAGTCATCGTCGATTCCCGGACATTACCGGGTACCTGAAGGAGGGCGATGCCCTGATCGTCAATGATTCCAGGGTCTTCAAGGCGAGGCTGCATGGAGTCAAAGTCAAGACTGGTGGAGAGGTCGAGTTCCTTTGTCTGAACAGAGTGTCGGACCATACTTGGAAAGTGCTGTGCCGCCCCGCAAAGCGAATCAGAATCGGATCTCGCGTGCGATTTGGAGAGAGTGGAGAGGCAGTTGTTATCGAAGATCTGCAGAGCGGTGAGCGAGTCGTGCAGTTCTCTGAGGACCCTCTCGGCATCTGCGAGCAGATCGGTGAGCTCCCTTTGCCCCCATATTTCAAACGATCCGCGGAGGAAAGCGATCTGGTGCGCTATCAAACGGTCTACAGCAAGCATTTGGGATCAGTAGCGGCTCCGACGGCGGGGCTTCATTTCACCGAGGGACTCCTCGATCGCATAAGCGAAACGGGTGTCGAGCTGGTAAAACTGACCCTGCATGTCGGATGGGGTACATTCAGGCCGGTGACTGCTCAGGAGGCGAACGATCACAGAGTGGAAGAAGAGTGGTATTCGGTCGATGCAAAGGCCGCAGCGCAGATTCGAAGAACTCGCGACAATGGCGGGAGAATGGTCGTTGTCGGGACGACATCCACACGAGCGCTTGAGAGCTGGTGGCGTGATACATCTGGCGAATTATACGCTAGCTCCGGGCTGACTGACCTGTTCATATATCCCCCATATAGGTTTAATCTGGTTGACAAATTGGTCACGAATTTCCATCTTCCTAGGTCGAGCTTGCTGATGCTTGTTTCGGCGTTGGCAGGACGAGAAAACATCCTGAGATGCTACGGCGAGGCTGTGTCGAGGGATTACCGTTTCTACAGCTACGGCGATGCGATGTTGATTCTATGA
- the ispD gene encoding 2-C-methyl-D-erythritol 4-phosphate cytidylyltransferase, whose product MKTTAIIAAAGRSARLPGAVPKQFRPVAGRPVLAHTLKKFDLCPDITDVIVVVAEDYLLYTSDAVVDRYEISKVRKIVPGKETRFESIAAVLESLPASCEIVVIHDGVRPMVRPEVISRGIAVCRDESAVVCALRATDAVKRVENNYILATLDKERMYLAQTPQFFERELILNSYRKIAASGVTFSDDSYVVEAAGYKVRIIDGDEANMKITTPRDLELMRFLLASEAEESNAGV is encoded by the coding sequence ATGAAAACTACTGCAATAATTGCTGCTGCAGGAAGAAGTGCGAGGCTTCCGGGTGCTGTTCCAAAGCAGTTTCGGCCCGTGGCAGGCCGACCGGTTCTCGCGCATACATTGAAGAAGTTTGATCTCTGTCCGGATATCACTGACGTGATCGTGGTTGTAGCTGAGGATTACTTGTTGTATACAAGCGATGCCGTGGTGGATCGGTATGAGATTTCCAAGGTCAGGAAAATCGTTCCCGGTAAGGAAACGAGGTTTGAATCGATTGCAGCCGTGCTGGAAAGCCTACCCGCAAGTTGTGAAATAGTGGTTATCCATGACGGTGTGCGGCCTATGGTGAGACCTGAAGTGATCTCCAGGGGCATTGCCGTCTGTCGCGATGAATCAGCCGTTGTATGCGCGTTGCGGGCCACTGATGCTGTCAAGCGCGTCGAGAATAACTACATTCTTGCAACGTTGGACAAAGAGAGAATGTATCTGGCTCAGACTCCGCAGTTTTTTGAACGTGAGCTGATTCTCAATTCATACAGGAAGATCGCCGCATCGGGAGTCACTTTCAGTGATGACTCATATGTGGTTGAAGCTGCCGGCTACAAAGTACGGATTATCGATGGCGATGAGGCCAACATGAAGATAACAACTCCGAGGGACCTTGAATTAATGCGATTTCTTCTGGCATCGGAGGCGGAGGAATCAAATGCCGGAGTTTAG
- the ispF gene encoding 2-C-methyl-D-erythritol 2,4-cyclodiphosphate synthase encodes MPEFRVGYGFAAHRLVEGTKLVIGGLEIDVPLSLEGDYDADVLVHSIVDALLGAANLGDIRENFPSTDSKYVGIASLRLLELVKIKLSNGGYEIENIDATIIAELPQLRDLREYMASAIATELGVDLYQVSIKLTSTDGLGCTAGGKGAAAAAVVCLHEISPEDKDEENGVGSEEEFEDE; translated from the coding sequence ATGCCGGAGTTTAGGGTAGGATACGGTTTCGCCGCCCACAGGCTGGTCGAGGGGACGAAGCTCGTAATTGGAGGTCTGGAAATTGATGTTCCTCTCAGCCTCGAAGGTGATTATGATGCCGATGTGTTGGTGCATTCAATCGTTGATGCTCTGCTCGGCGCGGCGAATCTGGGCGATATCAGAGAGAATTTCCCTTCGACAGATTCCAAGTATGTTGGCATAGCGAGTCTCAGGTTGCTGGAGCTTGTGAAAATCAAGCTGTCGAATGGCGGTTATGAGATAGAGAATATAGATGCCACTATCATAGCGGAATTGCCACAACTTCGCGACTTGCGAGAATATATGGCTTCAGCAATCGCGACTGAACTGGGAGTGGATCTATATCAAGTCTCTATCAAGTTGACATCGACGGATGGTCTTGGATGTACAGCCGGAGGCAAGGGAGCGGCTGCTGCGGCAGTAGTCTGTCTGCACGAGATTTCACCTGAGGATAAGGATGAAGAGAATGGTGTCGGCTCTGAGGAAGAGTTTGAGGATGAGTGA
- a CDS encoding DedA family protein, translating into MSEFLSPGHIDNVIRLVTEHGTGWILLFVFVSMFIENVFPPYPGDAVIFAAGFISGSGKMSVVPLLILSMIGSIASIMLLHYIGRRYGRVVFESRRLKFLKPEALPRIETWFEKYGDTLLVASRFLAGTRALVAFSAGVGRISYSRMAVLSGISVVIWNSLIILSAYFLKSNWEAVYDILMTYNQVIFAVIVIAVCTFVIFKIARRVRSK; encoded by the coding sequence ATGAGTGAATTCCTTTCGCCGGGACATATAGACAATGTGATCAGGCTCGTAACCGAGCACGGTACCGGCTGGATATTGCTTTTCGTATTTGTGTCGATGTTTATCGAGAACGTGTTCCCGCCCTACCCGGGGGATGCAGTGATTTTTGCGGCCGGGTTCATCAGCGGCTCCGGCAAGATGAGTGTTGTACCGCTGCTTATTCTGTCAATGATTGGGAGTATCGCATCGATTATGCTGCTGCATTATATCGGGCGGCGCTACGGAAGAGTTGTTTTCGAGAGTCGGCGGCTCAAATTTCTGAAGCCGGAAGCTCTTCCCAGGATAGAGACGTGGTTCGAAAAGTACGGCGACACACTATTGGTTGCGTCGAGATTCCTTGCAGGGACACGGGCGCTGGTCGCATTCTCTGCCGGTGTTGGCAGGATCAGTTACTCCAGAATGGCCGTGCTTTCAGGCATCTCAGTTGTGATCTGGAATAGTCTGATAATCCTTTCTGCGTATTTTCTCAAGAGCAACTGGGAAGCGGTCTACGACATCCTTATGACTTACAATCAGGTGATATTCGCAGTCATAGTAATAGCAGTCTGCACGTTCGTCATTTTCAAAATAGCGCGAAGGGTACGCTCCAAATGA